In Chlamydia serpentis, the following are encoded in one genomic region:
- a CDS encoding RsmB/NOP family class I SAM-dependent RNA methyltransferase, with protein MVPFRQHHAYQLLKQLHTSAISEADRVSYYFKQNRSLGSKDRQWIQNIIFNILRHRRLLEALILNSGEQISPETLVSKVEEEVLQNLGSYTDLPWPVRYSISDDLADFLIQDYGEKQAELIAKTWLTEAPITIRVNTDKISLRELQEILEYPSCPGDIPESLHFAKRYPLQSTDAFRRGFFEIQDENSQRIAQDICLTEKDIVLDFCAGAGGKSLIFAQKAKHVVINDSRKSVLQNAKHRLLRAGARNFSLADELRLGSFSVVVVDAPCSGTGIYRRHPEHKWQFSKKLLLNYVRAQKNLLKQASSYVGPRGRLVYITCSLLKMENEAHVAHMHALGWKEVRRKVLPLEVGKGDGFYASHFQKI; from the coding sequence ATGGTTCCTTTTCGTCAGCATCACGCTTATCAGTTGTTGAAACAGCTACATACTTCTGCGATTTCAGAAGCAGATAGAGTTTCCTATTACTTTAAACAAAACCGTTCTTTAGGTTCAAAAGATCGTCAGTGGATTCAGAACATTATTTTTAATATTTTGCGTCACCGTCGTTTGCTTGAAGCTTTGATCCTTAATTCAGGAGAACAAATTTCTCCAGAAACGCTGGTTAGTAAGGTAGAGGAAGAGGTTTTACAAAATTTAGGTAGTTATACTGATCTTCCTTGGCCTGTGCGTTACTCTATATCTGATGATCTTGCTGATTTTTTAATCCAAGATTATGGAGAGAAGCAAGCAGAACTCATCGCTAAGACTTGGTTAACAGAAGCACCGATCACTATCCGTGTAAATACAGATAAAATTTCTCTAAGAGAACTACAAGAGATATTAGAATATCCAAGTTGTCCTGGCGATATTCCTGAGTCACTTCATTTTGCAAAACGATACCCCCTCCAGTCTACAGATGCCTTTCGTCGGGGATTTTTTGAAATCCAGGATGAAAATTCACAAAGGATTGCTCAGGATATTTGTTTAACAGAGAAAGACATTGTCTTGGACTTTTGTGCAGGAGCGGGAGGTAAAAGCCTCATCTTTGCCCAGAAAGCAAAGCACGTAGTCATTAATGACAGTCGTAAATCGGTTTTGCAGAATGCAAAACATCGCTTATTACGAGCAGGAGCTAGGAATTTTTCTTTAGCAGATGAGCTCCGTTTAGGATCTTTTTCTGTAGTAGTTGTAGATGCTCCTTGTTCAGGTACTGGGATATACCGACGTCATCCTGAACATAAATGGCAGTTTTCGAAAAAATTATTGTTGAATTATGTGCGGGCGCAAAAAAATCTTTTAAAGCAAGCCAGTTCCTATGTTGGCCCTCGAGGACGTCTGGTCTACATCACATGTTCTCTTTTAAAAATGGAAAATGAAGCACACGTGGCTCACATGCATGCTTTGGGTTGGAAAGAGGTTCGAAGAAAAGTCCTCCCTTTAGAGGTAGGAAAAGGAGATGGTTTCTACGCCTCCCATTTTCAAAAAATATAG
- the semD gene encoding SemD/SinC family type III secretion system effector, giving the protein MAINPSGQKPDDMWVGGTQDQNTNTQQTEANLGTHRLSTSTTQYGPLTRAQQLWKTVRDFFGIGKGSSSTASSLKATELPGRPRPSRPAPPPPTTGGTRPGSPTHGKGPAPQPPQTSGARPKRAAPPPPTTGGTRPGSPTHGKGPAPQPPQTSGARPKRAAPPPPTTGPKPIKGILKQPGSFGSGQRVHWADQQKPSSNLDQLEAGLKEIATNQSEAKQQLNNISRELQSKWSAWEESSNTSYLLHGYRVVQGQLKQVSEEQANLITGTSRSGAVPSAVIMAKEVGNKVVREGLKNQLNPVPGTESDGLLLQVVTVLALEGPTLDSSESITNFLRTRVQDFDMDGDSEVNIENEISALGNALDRVRRNYSQEMPRVWLSLTQDVMAAVNSQSNAVRAENAGQTRTRDVVRMSNESGALLNTMRGLSTSTWANTMTVLVSDLFD; this is encoded by the coding sequence ATGGCAATTAATCCTTCAGGACAAAAGCCCGATGATATGTGGGTAGGAGGAACTCAGGACCAGAATACTAATACTCAGCAAACTGAAGCAAATCTTGGTACTCACAGGTTATCTACATCAACTACACAGTATGGTCCGTTAACTAGGGCTCAACAATTATGGAAGACAGTAAGGGATTTTTTTGGAATAGGGAAGGGGTCCTCATCAACAGCTTCTTCTTTGAAGGCTACAGAACTCCCTGGACGTCCACGTCCATCGCGTCCAGCGCCTCCGCCTCCTACAACAGGAGGAACTCGTCCAGGATCACCTACTCATGGTAAAGGTCCTGCCCCTCAACCTCCTCAGACAAGTGGGGCACGTCCTAAACGTGCAGCGCCTCCGCCTCCTACAACAGGAGGAACTCGTCCAGGATCACCTACTCATGGTAAAGGTCCTGCCCCTCAACCTCCTCAGACAAGTGGGGCACGTCCTAAACGTGCAGCGCCTCCACCACCTACAACAGGTCCTAAACCCATTAAGGGGATTTTAAAGCAACCGGGATCTTTTGGATCAGGTCAGAGGGTTCACTGGGCAGATCAACAGAAACCGTCTTCTAATTTAGATCAATTAGAGGCAGGCTTAAAGGAAATAGCTACAAATCAGTCTGAAGCTAAACAGCAACTCAACAATATATCTCGAGAACTACAGTCAAAATGGAGTGCTTGGGAGGAAAGTTCTAATACGAGTTACCTATTACATGGTTATCGTGTTGTACAAGGTCAGCTGAAACAAGTAAGTGAGGAACAAGCTAATTTAATAACAGGGACATCGCGCTCAGGAGCGGTCCCATCAGCAGTAATTATGGCTAAAGAGGTTGGAAATAAGGTAGTTAGGGAAGGATTAAAGAATCAATTAAATCCTGTGCCAGGTACAGAGTCCGATGGTCTACTGCTGCAGGTAGTCACTGTTCTAGCTTTAGAAGGACCTACATTAGATTCAAGTGAATCTATTACGAATTTTTTACGAACTAGGGTTCAAGATTTTGATATGGACGGGGATAGTGAGGTCAATATCGAAAATGAGATCTCTGCTTTAGGAAATGCTTTGGATCGAGTGCGTAGAAATTATTCTCAAGAAATGCCTAGGGTGTGGTTAAGTTTAACACAAGATGTCATGGCAGCTGTGAATTCACAGTCTAATGCAGTGCGTGCAGAAAATGCAGGGCAGACGAGAACTCGGGATGTAGTGCGAATGTCAAATGAATCTGGAGCATTACTTAACACTATGCGAGGCTTGTCAACCTCAACATGGGCAAATACAATGACGGTCCTAGTTAGTGATCTTTTTGATTAG
- the semD gene encoding SemD/SinC family type III secretion system effector has product MAINPSGRKSNDDFWLGKSEQEGSQSSEINSHSNSNLGRHNVSRSSTDTNSQGSVSELRKKLARHFGAGGLLGSRGSAQYSTPLVTQSPARGHVSIPESSEIGGARPKVRSGASPKPKVPPRPISLPRPSDAAPVPQLTPKLQELVGTVKQVSQQQAKKEKRLSKLSEKIKSRWIAWETTFPVDYQQHAYNVLRQTLLIARDQQRGNIKKKSKSSPRLVKASLETINNVVQQALYNATTFKISEVRNGAELQLVCVLALEGPLLVSQESIERFLRGRASDLGIDNSNSEIEELIRLLGQSIDSVRNNHPGQMPIVWEYLTSLVLDAVINMKAKTAVYNVGKVNRDNVDSMTRYSEQKLNDMRNLSESVWCNTMTILISDLFNYGDS; this is encoded by the coding sequence ATGGCAATCAATCCGTCAGGAAGAAAGTCTAATGATGACTTTTGGCTTGGAAAATCAGAGCAAGAAGGTAGTCAATCATCTGAAATAAATTCGCACTCTAATTCAAATTTAGGTAGACACAACGTATCCAGATCATCTACCGATACAAATTCCCAGGGTAGCGTATCGGAGTTGAGGAAGAAGTTAGCTAGGCACTTTGGAGCAGGAGGTTTACTGGGATCTCGAGGATCTGCCCAGTATTCTACACCCTTAGTAACTCAGTCTCCTGCACGAGGCCATGTTTCTATCCCTGAATCTTCTGAAATAGGCGGAGCGCGTCCTAAAGTTCGTTCTGGCGCTAGTCCTAAACCTAAAGTACCTCCGCGTCCAATATCTCTACCTCGTCCAAGTGACGCTGCTCCCGTACCTCAATTAACTCCTAAATTACAAGAGTTAGTGGGGACTGTAAAACAGGTATCTCAACAACAGGCTAAAAAAGAGAAACGTCTCAGTAAACTATCTGAAAAAATCAAGTCACGGTGGATAGCTTGGGAGACGACGTTCCCAGTAGACTATCAACAACACGCTTATAATGTTTTAAGGCAGACACTATTGATCGCCCGTGACCAACAACGGGGGAACATAAAAAAGAAGTCAAAAAGCTCCCCAAGATTAGTGAAGGCAAGTCTAGAAACAATAAACAATGTAGTTCAACAAGCATTATATAATGCAACAACATTCAAAATAAGTGAGGTACGAAATGGTGCTGAGCTGCAGTTAGTTTGTGTCTTAGCTTTAGAAGGGCCTTTATTAGTCTCACAAGAATCTATAGAACGCTTTCTACGAGGTAGGGCATCAGATTTAGGTATAGATAATAGTAATTCTGAGATAGAAGAACTAATCCGTCTTTTGGGACAGTCTATAGATTCGGTGCGTAACAATCATCCCGGTCAGATGCCTATAGTATGGGAGTATCTAACAAGTCTCGTTCTTGATGCTGTAATCAACATGAAGGCTAAAACCGCAGTCTACAACGTAGGAAAAGTTAACAGGGACAATGTAGACAGTATGACAAGATATTCTGAACAAAAGTTGAATGATATGAGAAATTTATCGGAATCAGTATGGTGTAATACAATGACGATTTTAATTTCAGATCTTTTTAACTATGGAGATAGTTAA
- a CDS encoding phosphoglycerate kinase yields the protein MDKLTVQDLSPEEKKVLVRVDFNVPMKDGKILDDIRIRSAMPTINYLLKKHAAVILMSHLGRPKGLGFEEEYSLQPVVNVLEGYLGHHVPLAPDCVGEVARQAVAQLSSGRVLLLENLRFHLGEEHPEKDPTFAAELSSYGDFYVNDAFGTSHRKHASVYVVPQAFPGRAAAGLLMEKELEFLGKHLLSSPKRPFTAILGGAKVSSKIGVIEALLNQVDYLLLAGGMGFTFLKALGKSLGNSLVEETALDLASRVLKIAKSRNVTIVLPSDVKAAESLESKEYTIVSIDQGIPVHLEGLDIGPRTIEEFNRIIDQSATVFWNGPVGVYEVPPFDKGSIAIANSLGNHPSAITVVGGGDAAAVVALAGCSTKVSHVSTGGGASLEFLERGLLPGTEVLSPGKS from the coding sequence ATGGATAAGCTGACAGTACAAGATCTTTCTCCCGAAGAAAAAAAAGTCCTCGTACGTGTAGACTTCAATGTTCCCATGAAAGATGGAAAGATACTCGATGATATTCGTATCCGCAGTGCGATGCCTACAATTAATTACTTACTCAAGAAGCACGCTGCTGTTATTTTAATGAGCCATTTAGGACGTCCTAAAGGATTAGGGTTCGAAGAGGAATACTCTCTCCAGCCCGTTGTGAATGTTCTTGAAGGGTATTTAGGACATCATGTTCCATTAGCTCCAGATTGTGTTGGTGAGGTGGCACGTCAAGCTGTAGCACAGCTTTCTTCTGGTAGGGTACTGCTCCTTGAGAACTTGCGTTTTCATTTAGGAGAAGAACATCCAGAAAAAGATCCTACCTTTGCAGCTGAATTGTCTTCCTACGGGGATTTCTATGTAAACGATGCTTTTGGTACCTCACATAGGAAACATGCCTCAGTATATGTAGTGCCACAGGCGTTCCCTGGAAGAGCAGCAGCGGGCTTATTGATGGAAAAGGAATTGGAATTTTTAGGGAAACACCTACTTTCTTCTCCTAAACGACCTTTTACAGCAATTCTTGGAGGAGCTAAAGTTTCTTCTAAGATTGGAGTTATAGAAGCTCTACTAAATCAAGTAGATTACCTTTTATTAGCTGGAGGTATGGGATTTACATTTCTGAAAGCCTTAGGCAAGTCTCTCGGAAACTCTCTAGTTGAGGAGACAGCTTTAGATCTCGCTAGCAGGGTATTGAAAATAGCTAAAAGTCGTAATGTCACTATAGTTTTGCCTAGTGATGTAAAAGCAGCAGAGAGTCTAGAGTCTAAGGAATATACAATTGTTTCTATAGATCAAGGTATACCTGTACATCTTGAAGGTCTTGATATCGGCCCGAGAACGATCGAAGAATTTAATCGTATTATAGATCAATCGGCTACTGTGTTCTGGAATGGTCCTGTCGGTGTGTATGAAGTGCCTCCTTTTGATAAAGGATCTATCGCAATAGCAAATAGTCTTGGCAACCATCCTTCAGCTATTACTGTTGTAGGTGGGGGAGATGCAGCAGCAGTGGTTGCTTTAGCGGGCTGTTCTACCAAAGTGTCACATGTTTCTACTGGAGGAGGGGCTTCCTTAGAATTTTTAGAGCGAGGCTTACTTCCTGGTACTGAAGTTTTATCCCCAGGAAAAAGCTAG
- a CDS encoding inorganic phosphate transporter: MLPLIIFVLICGFYTSWNIGANDVANAVGPSVGSGVLTLRQAVIIAAIFEFLGALLLGDRVAGTIESNIVSVTNPIIASGDYMYGMTAALLATGVWLQLASFFGWPVSTTHSIVGAVIGFGLVLGKGTIVYWNSIGIILISWVLSPLIGGCVAYLIFSFIRRHIFYKNDPILAMARVAPFLAALVIITLGVVMISGGVFITVSSIPWAIGIIFLCGVISYVVTFYYVHTKHCSYIPDIPKKNSLIYRLKERGGNYGRKYLVVERIFAYLQIIVACFMAFAHGSNDVANAIAPVAGVLRQAYPASYTSYTLVLLMAFGGVGLVIGLAIWGWRVIETVGCKITELTPSRGFSVGLGSALTIALASILGLPISTTHVVVGAVLGIGLARGIRAINLNIIKDIVLAWFVTLPAGAILSILFFFALRALFH; this comes from the coding sequence ATGCTCCCATTAATCATTTTTGTCCTTATATGTGGCTTTTATACTTCTTGGAATATAGGAGCGAATGATGTCGCCAATGCTGTGGGACCTAGCGTAGGATCTGGGGTTCTCACCTTGCGACAAGCTGTGATTATTGCTGCTATTTTTGAATTTTTAGGTGCTTTATTGCTCGGGGATCGTGTTGCTGGCACTATAGAAAGTAATATAGTTTCTGTGACTAATCCTATAATTGCCTCTGGTGATTACATGTATGGTATGACAGCAGCATTACTGGCAACAGGAGTGTGGCTTCAACTTGCCTCCTTTTTTGGTTGGCCAGTCTCCACAACTCATTCTATAGTTGGTGCTGTTATCGGTTTTGGCTTGGTTCTTGGTAAAGGTACTATAGTTTACTGGAATTCGATAGGCATTATTTTAATTAGCTGGGTGCTTTCTCCATTGATTGGAGGGTGTGTTGCCTACCTGATCTTTTCATTTATTCGGAGGCATATTTTCTATAAGAATGATCCTATTCTTGCTATGGCGCGTGTTGCGCCATTTCTAGCTGCCTTAGTAATTATAACCTTAGGGGTTGTGATGATTTCTGGAGGCGTGTTTATTACTGTTTCTTCAATACCTTGGGCTATTGGTATAATTTTCTTGTGCGGTGTTATAAGCTATGTTGTTACTTTCTACTATGTCCACACTAAACACTGCTCTTATATTCCAGATATTCCAAAAAAGAATAGTCTGATTTATCGTCTAAAAGAACGAGGAGGCAATTATGGAAGAAAATATCTTGTTGTAGAAAGAATCTTTGCTTACCTGCAGATCATTGTAGCTTGTTTCATGGCCTTCGCTCATGGATCTAACGATGTTGCCAATGCTATAGCTCCAGTAGCTGGAGTCTTGCGACAAGCGTATCCTGCCTCCTATACTTCATACACATTAGTTCTCCTCATGGCTTTTGGAGGGGTTGGCTTGGTTATAGGTCTCGCGATTTGGGGATGGCGTGTTATAGAAACCGTAGGATGTAAAATTACAGAATTAACTCCTTCTCGAGGATTTTCTGTTGGCTTAGGTTCTGCGCTAACCATTGCATTAGCCTCGATTTTAGGACTTCCTATATCGACAACCCATGTTGTTGTTGGTGCTGTTTTAGGGATAGGTTTAGCAAGAGGAATTCGTGCTATTAACTTGAACATTATCAAAGATATTGTGCTGGCTTGGTTTGTCACTCTCCCTGCAGGAGCTATACTCTCCATACTCTTTTTCTTTGCTTTAAGAGCTTTATTCCATTAA
- a CDS encoding TIGR00153 family protein, with the protein MQTLARLFGQSPFAPLQAHLEVVASCVEHMLPIFTALRDGKYEELLEMAKIVSNKEYQADCIKNDMRNHLPAGLFMPISRAGILEIISIQDSIADTAEDVAILLTIRQLNFYPSMENLFFQFLKKNLEAFELTMTLLHEFNQLLESSFGGRKADKARLLVGHVAKFEHESDVLQRELMQVFFSDDFVIPEKEFYLWLQVIRRTAGISDSSEKLAHRINMTLEEK; encoded by the coding sequence ATGCAAACCCTTGCTCGTCTATTTGGCCAGTCTCCATTTGCTCCTTTACAGGCCCATTTGGAGGTAGTGGCTTCTTGTGTGGAACATATGCTTCCTATATTCACTGCCCTACGAGATGGAAAATACGAGGAATTATTAGAAATGGCAAAAATTGTTTCTAATAAAGAATATCAAGCAGATTGTATAAAAAATGATATGCGTAATCATCTTCCTGCGGGATTATTCATGCCTATATCTAGAGCAGGAATTCTAGAAATTATTTCTATACAAGATAGTATAGCAGATACTGCTGAAGATGTTGCTATCTTATTAACTATAAGACAGTTAAACTTTTATCCCTCTATGGAAAATCTTTTTTTTCAATTTTTAAAAAAGAATTTGGAAGCCTTTGAGTTGACAATGACATTACTACATGAATTCAACCAATTGCTTGAAAGTTCATTTGGAGGAAGAAAGGCAGATAAAGCTCGTTTGCTTGTAGGACATGTCGCTAAATTTGAACACGAATCTGATGTTTTACAACGGGAACTTATGCAAGTCTTTTTTTCTGATGATTTTGTAATTCCTGAAAAAGAATTTTATCTTTGGTTACAGGTAATTCGAAGAACTGCAGGTATTTCAGATAGCTCTGAGAAGCTCGCACATAGAATTAACATGACCTTAGAAGAAAAGTAA
- a CDS encoding ABC transporter ATP-binding protein has product MVAAPILQIEDLSIALTKKRQEYPIVNSLSFTIDAGQTLAIIGESGSGKSVSAHAILRLLPSPPFSISGQINFQNQDLLTASHSTRKKIIGTEISMIFQNPQASLNPVFTIEQQFREIINTHLSLSPELSREKMLHALEETGFHDPKLCLNLYPHQLSGGMLQRICIAMALICSPKLLIADEPTTALDVSVQYQILQLLKTLQQKTGMSLLIITHNMGVVAETADEVLVLYAGRMVERAPAVQLFHNPSHPYTRDLLASRPSLTTTKLGSFHPIPGQPPHYTAFPSGCCYHPRCSKILNQCSADAPEIYSLREGHKVRCWLYDN; this is encoded by the coding sequence ATGGTTGCTGCTCCCATTTTACAGATAGAGGATCTATCCATAGCATTGACAAAAAAACGCCAAGAATACCCTATTGTCAATTCTTTATCGTTTACTATTGATGCAGGGCAAACCCTAGCAATTATTGGAGAATCAGGATCGGGGAAGTCCGTATCTGCACATGCAATACTTCGTTTGCTGCCTTCCCCACCTTTTTCCATTTCGGGACAGATTAATTTTCAAAATCAGGATTTGCTTACAGCTTCACACTCGACACGTAAAAAAATTATAGGGACAGAAATCTCAATGATTTTTCAAAACCCCCAAGCATCTCTAAATCCTGTGTTCACTATTGAGCAACAGTTTCGAGAAATTATCAATACTCACCTAAGCTTGTCTCCAGAACTTAGTCGAGAAAAAATGCTACACGCCCTTGAGGAAACTGGTTTCCATGATCCGAAGCTCTGCCTTAACCTATATCCTCACCAGCTTTCTGGAGGTATGCTCCAAAGAATTTGTATCGCTATGGCCTTAATCTGCTCTCCTAAACTTCTTATTGCTGACGAGCCAACAACAGCCTTGGACGTCTCTGTACAATATCAAATTTTACAATTATTAAAAACACTACAACAAAAAACAGGAATGAGCCTTCTCATTATTACCCATAATATGGGAGTCGTAGCAGAGACCGCTGATGAAGTGCTAGTACTGTATGCAGGACGTATGGTAGAGCGAGCTCCCGCAGTTCAATTATTTCATAATCCCTCTCATCCCTATACTCGAGATCTACTAGCATCTAGACCTTCTCTAACAACTACAAAGCTAGGTTCTTTTCATCCCATTCCAGGGCAGCCTCCACACTACACTGCGTTTCCCTCGGGATGCTGTTACCACCCCAGATGTTCAAAAATCCTCAACCAATGTTCAGCTGATGCTCCAGAAATTTATTCTCTGCGTGAAGGTCACAAAGTGAGGTGTTGGCTTTATGACAACTAA
- a CDS encoding oligopeptide/dipeptide ABC transporter ATP-binding protein gives MTTNLPVTLVQATSLTKYYYKRSFWFQGKAITNRALDDVSFSLHSKHAIGLIGESGSGKSTLALSLAGLLPLTSGFLTFNGIPIRLNSRHGRHQLRSQVRLVFQNPQASLNPRKTILDSLGHSLLYHKLIQKEDLLPTVAEYLNLVGLSEDYFYRYPHQLSGGQQQRVSIARALLGAPQLIICDEIVSALDLSIQAQILNMLVQLQKKLSLTYLFISHDLAVVRSFCSEVLIMYKGQIIERGSTERIFSNPRHPYTRMLLNSQLPETPDQRNVTPALQEYLKDRSEPLSVGCSFYNRCPQRQESCKSIPLPEKGDPYHTYRCIH, from the coding sequence ATGACAACTAATTTACCTGTCACTTTAGTGCAAGCTACCTCATTAACAAAGTACTATTACAAGCGTTCTTTTTGGTTCCAAGGGAAAGCTATTACTAACCGTGCTTTGGATGATGTTTCCTTTTCTTTACATTCCAAACATGCCATCGGACTGATTGGAGAATCGGGATCAGGGAAAAGTACTCTTGCTTTAAGCCTGGCGGGACTTCTCCCATTAACATCTGGTTTTTTAACTTTTAACGGTATTCCCATTAGGTTAAATTCTAGACATGGACGTCATCAACTACGATCGCAAGTAAGACTAGTCTTCCAAAATCCACAAGCTTCACTAAACCCGAGAAAGACTATCCTAGATAGTTTAGGCCATTCTCTACTCTATCATAAACTTATTCAGAAAGAAGACTTACTACCAACAGTAGCGGAATATTTAAATTTAGTAGGACTATCTGAGGATTATTTTTATCGTTATCCTCACCAACTCTCTGGAGGGCAACAACAACGAGTTTCTATAGCGAGGGCTTTATTAGGGGCTCCTCAGTTAATTATTTGTGACGAAATTGTGTCTGCCTTGGATTTATCAATCCAAGCACAGATTCTAAATATGTTGGTACAACTACAAAAAAAACTTAGTCTTACCTATCTCTTTATCTCTCACGACCTTGCGGTAGTCCGTTCTTTCTGTTCAGAGGTATTAATTATGTATAAAGGACAAATCATAGAGAGGGGAAGTACGGAACGCATTTTCTCCAATCCACGACATCCCTATACACGTATGTTATTAAATTCTCAGCTTCCCGAAACCCCAGATCAAAGAAACGTTACACCCGCATTGCAAGAATATCTAAAGGATCGTTCCGAACCCTTGTCTGTAGGATGTTCTTTTTACAATCGCTGTCCACAAAGACAAGAATCTTGCAAGTCAATACCTCTTCCAGAAAAGGGAGACCCTTATCACACATACCGCTGCATCCATTAA
- a CDS encoding ParB/RepB/Spo0J family partition protein — translation MTDESNKDTIIEVAIDDIRVSPFQPRRMFSNEELQELVTSLKSVGLIHPPVVREIRNGSQVLYYELIAGERRWRAMQLAGYTTIPVILKHVITDGVAAEATLIENIQRVNLNPIEMAEAFKRLIHVFGLTQDKVAYKVGKKRSTVANYLRLLALSKTIQESLCHGQITLGHAKVILTLEDPILREKLNEIIVKKQLAVREAEIVARQLTNEERVFIENKHPSSRMETSSNQCEELEQRLSDLSGYKVQVKIQRSGATVSFHLEDSNDLEKLETWLSGHGAIGNNLN, via the coding sequence GTGACAGACGAAAGTAATAAGGATACGATTATAGAAGTAGCTATAGATGATATTCGTGTGAGTCCTTTTCAGCCTCGTCGAATGTTTTCTAATGAAGAATTACAAGAATTAGTAACATCACTAAAGTCCGTAGGTCTGATTCATCCGCCTGTGGTACGTGAAATTCGGAATGGCAGTCAGGTGCTATACTATGAACTTATTGCTGGGGAACGCCGCTGGCGAGCAATGCAATTGGCAGGATATACTACGATACCTGTGATTCTCAAGCATGTGATTACTGATGGCGTTGCTGCCGAGGCTACATTGATAGAAAATATTCAAAGGGTAAATTTAAACCCTATAGAAATGGCTGAGGCTTTTAAAAGATTAATTCATGTGTTTGGGTTGACACAGGATAAAGTTGCTTACAAAGTCGGGAAAAAGCGTTCGACGGTAGCGAATTACTTGCGGTTGCTTGCTTTATCTAAGACAATACAGGAAAGCCTGTGTCATGGACAGATTACTCTAGGTCATGCTAAGGTGATACTCACTCTTGAAGATCCTATTCTGAGGGAGAAGCTAAATGAGATCATAGTAAAAAAGCAGTTGGCAGTACGTGAAGCCGAAATTGTTGCAAGGCAACTTACCAATGAAGAACGTGTCTTTATAGAAAATAAACATCCTTCTTCAAGAATGGAAACTTCGTCTAACCAGTGCGAAGAACTGGAACAACGCTTAAGCGATTTGTCTGGATATAAGGTACAGGTTAAAATTCAAAGATCAGGGGCTACAGTTTCTTTTCATTTGGAAGATAGTAATGATCTCGAAAAATTGGAAACTTGGTTATCAGGTCACGGGGCAATCGGCAATAATTTAAATTAA
- a CDS encoding polysaccharide deacetylase family protein: MLIVLAFRQVFFSHSRLQFNRLKNYLQLLKQTFPIILPRTRLRRGHFLMLTFDFASFDFYANVFPFLQQQGIPAVVGVASRYIPSNTAQKLNPSYRLKPSETLAFQDEIFSNHMPFCCQNELLEMAESPYIQLASSGFAIRNLLHNPPYLTTEILLSRNHLENITGEKPASFLFPFGKSDSISRKLVADYYPYSFLLGNTINRNSKTHNIYRLDIKPMQYIRPTLLQSSRYLKNWIKEKSKQLYLEKLAKNQAEGSSNT; encoded by the coding sequence ATGCTGATAGTCCTCGCTTTCCGACAGGTTTTTTTCTCTCATTCGCGCTTGCAATTCAATCGTTTAAAAAACTACCTACAACTTCTTAAACAAACTTTTCCTATTATACTCCCAAGAACCCGCTTAAGAAGAGGCCACTTCCTTATGCTCACGTTTGACTTTGCCTCTTTCGACTTCTATGCAAATGTTTTTCCTTTCCTTCAACAACAAGGCATCCCGGCTGTTGTTGGTGTAGCTTCTCGCTATATTCCATCCAATACTGCTCAAAAACTAAACCCCTCCTATCGCTTAAAACCTTCTGAAACCTTAGCTTTTCAAGATGAAATCTTCTCCAACCATATGCCTTTTTGCTGTCAAAACGAACTTTTAGAAATGGCAGAATCTCCCTATATTCAGTTAGCATCTTCAGGATTCGCTATTCGAAACCTCTTGCACAATCCTCCCTATCTAACTACAGAAATTTTACTTTCCCGTAATCACTTGGAAAACATAACAGGAGAAAAGCCTGCATCCTTCCTTTTCCCTTTTGGAAAATCGGATTCTATAAGTCGTAAGCTCGTTGCAGATTACTACCCTTATTCTTTTCTCCTAGGAAATACTATTAATAGAAACTCTAAAACTCATAATATATACCGGTTAGATATCAAGCCTATGCAATATATCCGCCCAACTCTATTGCAAAGTTCCAGGTATTTGAAAAATTGGATTAAAGAGAAAAGTAAGCAGCTATATTTAGAAAAATTGGCTAAAAATCAAGCTGAAGGCTCTTCAAATACATGA